A single genomic interval of Pseudorca crassidens isolate mPseCra1 chromosome 19, mPseCra1.hap1, whole genome shotgun sequence harbors:
- the OGFOD3 gene encoding 2-oxoglutarate and iron-dependent oxygenase domain-containing protein 3 isoform X1, translated as MAPQRRGAPKAPEGNRAADRRRPSSTKSVRAPRDVWKKWLRVAVLGACTTFVALLLWGSLGGDDSITEVLAHRSEVLPGRFIEVPCSEDYDSHRRFEGCSPRKCGRGVSDAIITRDEARRIRSIAEKGLSLGGSDGGASILDLHSGALSVGKHFVNLYRYFGDKIQTIFSEEDFQLYRDLRQKVQLAIAQAFGISASLLHLTKPTFFSRINSTAARTAHDEYWHAHVDKVTYGSFDYTSLLYLSDYLDDFGGGRFVFMEEGANKTVEPRAGRTHGRAFPGMQRLRCVQCVHGAHSSEEEVGVATVTESLQSEFPEPAPTPSPVVTQKLKTDG; from the exons CACCAAGAGTGTCCGGGCGCCTCGGGATGTGTGGAAGAAGTGGCTGAGAGTTGCCGTCCTGGGGGCCTGCACCACGTTCGTTGCACTCCTGCTCTGGGGCAGTCTGGGGGGTGATGACAGCATCACTGAGGTCCTAGCTCATCGAAGTGAGGTCCTGCCAGGCAGGTTCATTGAGGTTCCCTGCTCCGAGGACTATGACAGTCACCGAAGGTTTGAAG GCTGCTCCCCGAGGAAGTGTGGCCGGGGCGTCAGCGATGCCATCATCACCAGGGACGAAGCCCGAAGGATTCGCAG CATAGCTGAGAAGGGGCTGTCCCTGGGAGGATCGGACGGAGGG GCGTCTATCCTGGACCTGCACTCGGGGGCCTTGTCTGTCGGGAAGCACTTTGTGAACCTGTACAG ATACTTTGGGGATAAAATACAAACTATCTTCTCAGAAGAGGACTTCCAGTTGTACCG GGACCTGCGGCAGAAGGTCCAGCTGGCAATCGCCCAGGCATTTGGCATCAGCGCGTCCTTGTTGCACCTGACGAAGCCCACCTTCTTCTCCCGCATCAACAGCACGGCGGCCCGCACGGCTCATGACGAGTACTGGCACGCGCACGTGGACAAG GTGACCTACGGCTCCTTCGACTACACATCGCTGCTGTACCTCTCCGACTACCTGGATGACTTCGGTGGTGGGCGGTTTGTGTTCATGGAGGAGGGGGCCAACAAGACGGTGGAGCCGAGAGCAGGTAGGACTCATGGGCGGGCGTTTCCCGGGATGCAGCGTTTACGGTGTGTCCAGTGTGTCCATGGAGCACATTCGTCAGAGGAGGAAGTGGGCGTGGCCACGGTCACTGAGTCACTGCAGAGTGAGTTCCCAGAGCCAGCCCCCACTCCATCCCCTGTAGTGACTCAGAAGCTTAAGACAGACGGATGA
- the UTS2R gene encoding urotensin-2 receptor, with amino-acid sequence MPEPPGTPNASLNSSWASPAEPSSLEDLVATGTIGVVLSAMGVVGVVGNLYTLAVMCRFLHTSASMYVYVINLALADLLYLLSIPFIVATYVTKAWHFGDMGCRVLFSLDFLTMHASIFTLTLMSSERYTAVVRPLDMVQRSKGYRKVLALGTWLLALLLALPMMLAIRLVRRGHKSLCLPAWGQRAHRTYLTLLFGTSIVGPGVVIGLLYVRLARAYWQSQRASFTQTRRLPNPRVLYLILGIVLLFWACFLPFWLWQLLTQYRGTPPLTPRSARIVNYLTTCLTYSNSCVNPFLYTLLTKNYRDYRQRSLQGRGAHRPGGTHSFPQARTGCQRSSGHSLSSSSQQASETIALSQAAPRGLCT; translated from the coding sequence ATGCCCGAGCCGCCTGGCACCCCCAATGCCTCTCTCAACAGCTCGTGGGCCAGCCCAGCGGAGCCCAGCTCCCTGGAGGACCTGGTGGCCACGGGCACCATTGGGGTGGTGCTCTCGGCCATGGGCGTGGTTGGCGTGGTGGGCAACTTGTACACGCTGGCTGTCATGTGCCGCTTCCTGCACACCTCGGCCTCCATGTACGTCTACGTCATCAACCTGGCGCTGGCGGACTTGCTCTACCTGCTCAGCATCCCCTTCATCGTGGCCACCTACGTCACGAAGGCGTGGCACTTCGGTGACATGGGCTGCCGTGTCCTCTTCAGCCTGGACTTCCTGACCATGCACGCCAGCATCTTCACCCTGACCCTCATGAGCAGTGAGCGCTACACTGCCGTGGTGAGGCCACTGGACATGGTGCAGCGTTCCAAGGGCTACCGCAAGGTCCTGGCGCTGGGCACGTGGCTGCTGGCGCTGTTGCTGGCACTGCCCATGATGCTGGCCATCCGGCTGGTCCGCAGGGGCCACAAGAGCCTCTGCCTGCCGGCCTGGGGCCAGCGCGCCCACCGCACCTACCTGACACTGCTTTTCGGGACCAGCATCGTGGGGCCCGGCGTGGTCATCGGGCTGCTCTACGTCCGCCTGGCCCGGGCCTACTGGCAGTCGCAGCGGGCTTCCTTCACACAGACACGGCGGCTACCCAACCCCAGGGTGCTCTACCTCATCCTGGGAATCGTGCTGCTCTTCTGGGCCTGCTTCCTGCCCTTCTGGCTGTGGCAGCTCCTCACCCAGTACCGTGGGACCCCGCCGCTCACGCCCCGCTCCGCCCGCATCGTCAACTACCTGACCACCTGCCTCACCTACAGCAACAGCTGCGTAAACCCCTTCCTCTACACGCTGCTCACTAAGAACTACCGCGACTACCGCCAGCGCTCGCTCCAAGGCAGGGGTGCCCACCGGCCCGGGGGTACCCACAGCTTCCCGCAGGCCCGCACCGGCTGCCAGCGCAGCTCAGGCCACTCACTGTCCTCCAGCAGCCAGCAGGCCAGCGAGACCATCGCGCTGTCCCAGGCCGCCCCTAGGGGGCTCTGCACCTGA
- the OGFOD3 gene encoding 2-oxoglutarate and iron-dependent oxygenase domain-containing protein 3 isoform X2 encodes MAPQRRGAPKAPEGNRAADRRRPSSTKSVRAPRDVWKKWLRVAVLGACTTFVALLLWGSLGGDDSITEVLAHRSEVLPGRFIEVPCSEDYDSHRRFEGCSPRKCGRGVSDAIITRDEARRIRSIAEKGLSLGGSDGGASILDLHSGALSVGKHFVNLYRYFGDKIQTIFSEEDFQLYRDLRQKVQLAIAQAFGISASLLHLTKPTFFSRINSTAARTAHDEYWHAHVDKVTYGSFDYTSLLYLSDYLDDFGGGRFVFMEEGANKTVEPRAGRVSFFTSGSENLHRVEKVHWGTRYAITIAFTCDPDHGIADPTFT; translated from the exons CACCAAGAGTGTCCGGGCGCCTCGGGATGTGTGGAAGAAGTGGCTGAGAGTTGCCGTCCTGGGGGCCTGCACCACGTTCGTTGCACTCCTGCTCTGGGGCAGTCTGGGGGGTGATGACAGCATCACTGAGGTCCTAGCTCATCGAAGTGAGGTCCTGCCAGGCAGGTTCATTGAGGTTCCCTGCTCCGAGGACTATGACAGTCACCGAAGGTTTGAAG GCTGCTCCCCGAGGAAGTGTGGCCGGGGCGTCAGCGATGCCATCATCACCAGGGACGAAGCCCGAAGGATTCGCAG CATAGCTGAGAAGGGGCTGTCCCTGGGAGGATCGGACGGAGGG GCGTCTATCCTGGACCTGCACTCGGGGGCCTTGTCTGTCGGGAAGCACTTTGTGAACCTGTACAG ATACTTTGGGGATAAAATACAAACTATCTTCTCAGAAGAGGACTTCCAGTTGTACCG GGACCTGCGGCAGAAGGTCCAGCTGGCAATCGCCCAGGCATTTGGCATCAGCGCGTCCTTGTTGCACCTGACGAAGCCCACCTTCTTCTCCCGCATCAACAGCACGGCGGCCCGCACGGCTCATGACGAGTACTGGCACGCGCACGTGGACAAG GTGACCTACGGCTCCTTCGACTACACATCGCTGCTGTACCTCTCCGACTACCTGGATGACTTCGGTGGTGGGCGGTTTGTGTTCATGGAGGAGGGGGCCAACAAGACGGTGGAGCCGAGAGCAG GTCGGGTGTCCTTCTTCACCTCGGGGTCTGAGAACCTGCACCGGGTGGAGAAGGTTCACTGGGGCACCCGCTACGCCATCACCATCGCCTTCACCTGCGACCCTGACCATGGCATCGCAGACCCAACATTCACATAG